One Streptomyces drozdowiczii DNA segment encodes these proteins:
- a CDS encoding extracellular solute-binding protein codes for MNSVPPARGLPGARYPDRSPGIGRRGLLRYGTAGAAALLAAGPLTGCASPARAGEASALKVWDLFQGGDGMLMDEMIAAVSKGSDGFDVDRTILDWGPSYYTKLAMSAAGGRASDVAVLHLSRLAGYAPGGLLDPLDLDVLAEFGVTEKDFAPAVWKRAQHKGTVYAVPLDVHPFIVFYDKDAADKAGLLDTSGHLAPMGSPEAFLDAGKKLAEITGKSGVLFGHVTDTAQSWRQFAALYAQTGASFTLPDGGPPKIDIDAAVKVVTFMKQLFDGRTNPNNLDYNGAMAAFMDGRGGMIMAGEWELPTFRKSGIKHLGAAPFPQVFARPAVYADSHSFVLPHQDDPDPARRREAHRYIAEIVKQSLTWASAGHIPAYLPVQARPEYAKLDPQSSYAAAGEIAVLDPPNWFAGAGGNFQNRMCQPLQSALLGNTSAESAVRQMVREADTLLRQPNPVA; via the coding sequence ATGAACTCTGTACCTCCCGCACGAGGGCTGCCCGGAGCCCGGTACCCGGACCGGTCGCCCGGCATCGGCCGCCGCGGACTGCTGCGCTACGGAACGGCCGGGGCGGCCGCGCTCCTCGCGGCGGGCCCGCTCACGGGGTGCGCCTCGCCGGCCCGTGCGGGCGAGGCATCCGCGCTGAAGGTCTGGGACCTCTTCCAGGGCGGCGACGGCATGCTCATGGACGAGATGATCGCCGCCGTCTCGAAGGGGTCCGACGGCTTCGACGTGGACCGGACGATCCTGGACTGGGGCCCGTCGTACTACACGAAGCTCGCCATGTCGGCGGCGGGCGGCCGGGCCTCCGACGTCGCCGTACTCCACCTGTCACGGCTGGCCGGATACGCCCCGGGCGGTCTGCTCGACCCGCTCGACCTGGACGTCCTCGCCGAATTCGGCGTCACCGAGAAGGACTTCGCGCCCGCCGTCTGGAAGCGCGCCCAGCACAAGGGCACCGTCTACGCCGTTCCGCTGGACGTCCACCCCTTCATCGTCTTCTACGACAAGGACGCCGCCGACAAGGCAGGACTGCTCGACACCTCCGGCCACCTGGCGCCGATGGGCTCGCCCGAAGCCTTCCTGGACGCCGGCAAGAAGCTCGCAGAGATCACCGGCAAGTCCGGCGTGCTCTTCGGCCACGTCACCGACACCGCCCAGAGCTGGCGCCAGTTCGCCGCGCTGTACGCCCAGACCGGGGCGTCCTTCACGCTGCCCGACGGCGGGCCGCCGAAGATCGACATCGATGCCGCGGTGAAGGTCGTCACCTTCATGAAGCAGCTCTTCGACGGGCGCACCAACCCCAACAACCTCGACTACAACGGGGCGATGGCCGCCTTCATGGACGGCCGCGGCGGCATGATCATGGCGGGGGAGTGGGAGCTGCCCACCTTCCGCAAGTCCGGCATCAAGCACCTGGGCGCCGCCCCCTTCCCGCAGGTCTTCGCGCGCCCGGCCGTCTACGCCGACTCGCACAGCTTCGTGCTCCCGCACCAGGACGACCCCGACCCGGCCCGCCGCCGCGAGGCCCACCGGTACATCGCCGAGATCGTCAAACAGAGCCTGACCTGGGCGAGCGCCGGCCACATCCCCGCCTATCTGCCGGTGCAGGCCCGCCCCGAGTACGCGAAGCTCGACCCCCAGTCGTCCTACGCGGCCGCCGGCGAGATCGCCGTGCTCGACCCGCCGAACTGGTTCGCCGGCGCCGGCGGCAACTTCCAGAACCGCATGTGCCAGCCGCTCCAGTCGGCGCTGCTGGGCAACACCTCCGCCGAGAGCGCGGTACGGCAGATGGTCCGTGAGGCGGACACGCTGCTGCGCCAGCCCAACCCGGTCGCCTGA
- a CDS encoding carbohydrate ABC transporter permease: MSAISTPVRRPRRPREESGSPLLLGHGRLPRALAGTALTVLAVAWLLPFVWAIATSLQSEQDVMKSGLSPFKGAFTLSAYRQILERGNVPTWAFNSLLISVLVTLLTTAVSTLAAYGFSRGTFRGRRALLAVTVGAIMVPPQLLIVPLFDQMTMFHLVDTYAAVILPQVVAPMMVFILKRFFDAIPRELEDAARIDGASELRVFTSIVLPLSRPIVAAVAIFVFIGAWNNFMWPFVVTNDPDLMTLPVGLATVKDAYGIQYAQSMASALLAALPLIVMFLLFQRRIVNSVATTGLGGG; the protein is encoded by the coding sequence GTGTCCGCCATCTCCACCCCCGTGCGCCGGCCGCGCCGGCCGCGCGAGGAGTCCGGCTCGCCCTTGCTGCTCGGCCACGGACGGCTGCCCCGGGCGCTCGCCGGGACCGCGCTGACCGTGCTCGCCGTCGCCTGGCTGCTGCCCTTCGTCTGGGCGATAGCCACCTCGCTCCAGAGCGAGCAGGACGTGATGAAGTCGGGCCTCTCGCCGTTCAAGGGAGCCTTCACCCTCTCCGCCTACCGGCAGATCCTGGAGCGCGGCAACGTACCGACCTGGGCGTTCAACAGCCTGCTCATCTCCGTGCTGGTCACGCTGCTCACCACGGCCGTCTCGACGCTCGCCGCGTACGGCTTCTCGCGCGGCACCTTCCGCGGCCGCCGGGCCCTGCTCGCGGTCACCGTCGGCGCGATCATGGTCCCGCCGCAGCTGCTGATCGTCCCGCTCTTCGACCAGATGACGATGTTCCACCTGGTCGACACCTACGCGGCGGTCATCCTGCCGCAGGTGGTGGCGCCCATGATGGTCTTCATCCTGAAGCGCTTCTTCGACGCGATACCCCGCGAGCTGGAGGACGCCGCCCGCATCGACGGCGCCTCCGAACTGCGCGTCTTCACGTCCATCGTGCTTCCGCTGTCCCGCCCGATCGTCGCCGCCGTCGCGATCTTCGTGTTCATCGGCGCGTGGAACAACTTCATGTGGCCCTTCGTCGTCACCAACGACCCGGACCTCATGACGCTCCCGGTCGGCCTCGCCACCGTGAAGGACGCGTACGGCATCCAGTACGCCCAGTCCATGGCGTCCGCCCTGCTGGCCGCGCTGCCGCTGATCGTGATGTTCCTGCTCTTCCAGCGGCGCATCGTCAACTCCGTCGCTACCACCGGCCTCGGCGGCGGCTGA
- a CDS encoding NADP-dependent oxidoreductase — MRAITQNTYGGPEVLTETEAPAPEPGVGEIRVRVAAAGVNPTDWKHRDGTIPYDHGLPATTGWDVAGTVDKVGPGVTIFDQGDAVFGMLPYPYEPGGYAEYATGPARSFAAKPDSIDFTQAAALPLASLTAWQALNDTARLTRGQRVLIQGGAGGVGHLAVQIARHLGAEVIATASADDAEFVRSLGADQVFDYRTTTIGDVLTDADAALVPLTGQPRLDSLRALRRGGILVSLLGADDEALALAGERGVRYRSMMVQSDHAGMRAIADMAATGALRVKVHSTLPLSSAAEAHRLGESGGIDGKLVLIP; from the coding sequence ATGCGAGCGATCACCCAGAACACCTACGGAGGGCCGGAGGTCCTCACCGAGACCGAGGCGCCCGCTCCCGAGCCCGGCGTGGGCGAGATCCGCGTCCGGGTCGCCGCGGCGGGCGTGAATCCCACCGACTGGAAGCACCGCGACGGCACCATTCCGTACGACCACGGCCTGCCCGCCACCACCGGCTGGGACGTGGCCGGGACGGTCGACAAGGTCGGCCCCGGGGTCACGATCTTCGACCAGGGCGACGCGGTCTTCGGGATGCTCCCGTACCCGTACGAGCCCGGCGGCTACGCCGAGTACGCCACGGGCCCGGCCCGATCCTTCGCGGCCAAGCCCGACAGCATCGACTTCACGCAGGCCGCGGCGCTGCCGCTGGCATCGCTCACGGCGTGGCAGGCCCTGAACGACACCGCCCGGCTCACCCGTGGCCAGCGGGTGCTGATCCAGGGCGGCGCCGGCGGGGTGGGCCACCTCGCCGTGCAGATCGCCCGCCACCTCGGCGCCGAAGTCATCGCCACCGCGTCGGCCGACGACGCCGAGTTCGTACGCTCCCTGGGCGCGGACCAGGTGTTCGACTACCGCACCACCACCATCGGCGACGTCCTCACGGACGCCGACGCCGCGCTCGTACCGCTCACCGGGCAGCCGCGCCTGGACTCCCTGCGCGCCCTGCGCCGGGGCGGCATCCTCGTCTCCTTGCTGGGGGCCGACGACGAGGCCCTGGCCCTGGCCGGTGAGCGCGGTGTGCGGTACCGCAGCATGATGGTGCAGTCCGATCACGCCGGGATGCGGGCCATCGCCGACATGGCCGCCACGGGAGCGCTGCGCGTCAAGGTCCACTCGACGCTGCCGCTGTCGAGCGCCGCCGAAGCCCACCGCCTCGGAGAGTCCGGCGGGATCGACGGCAAGCTCGTCCTCATCCCCTGA
- a CDS encoding HAD family hydrolase, producing MKPRVFLFDLGGVVCRFHRERRLELLGAACGVSARRVESELYESGLIAAWDRGEGDADDVEREIRRRLGFSGTAGELRRIWCGAFEPDPEVLAAADLVRDRPTALFTDNDALLRAGLPERLPGVDERFDVLAFSCGLGATKPAEEAFAGALGLLGATAGEAFFVDDREANVRAARELGLTAVLFEGGAALRRTLERPAHGLSALLTG from the coding sequence ATGAAGCCTCGGGTGTTCCTCTTCGATCTCGGCGGTGTCGTGTGCCGCTTCCACCGTGAGCGGCGGCTGGAACTTCTCGGGGCCGCCTGCGGGGTCTCCGCGCGGCGCGTCGAGTCGGAGCTCTACGAGTCCGGGCTGATCGCGGCCTGGGACCGGGGGGAGGGGGACGCCGACGACGTGGAGCGGGAGATCCGGCGGCGTCTCGGGTTCTCGGGTACGGCCGGGGAGCTTCGTCGTATCTGGTGCGGGGCGTTCGAGCCGGACCCCGAGGTCCTGGCCGCCGCCGACCTCGTACGGGACCGGCCGACGGCCCTGTTCACGGACAACGACGCGTTGCTGCGCGCCGGGCTGCCCGAGCGGCTGCCCGGGGTGGACGAGCGTTTCGACGTGCTCGCGTTCTCGTGCGGGCTCGGGGCGACCAAGCCGGCCGAGGAAGCCTTCGCGGGTGCGCTCGGGCTGCTCGGGGCCACCGCCGGGGAGGCGTTCTTCGTGGACGACCGGGAGGCCAATGTCCGGGCGGCCCGCGAACTCGGGCTCACCGCCGTGCTCTTCGAGGGCGGCGCGGCGCTCCGGCGGACCCTGGAGCGCCCTGCTCACGGGCTGAGCGCCCTGCTCACGGGCTGA
- a CDS encoding carbohydrate ABC transporter permease: MTTTAPAGASAPPQPPSATPAAPRRRRSLTRGGGLFVLPFLIVFALFLVWPIVQGLWMSLTDASLSLRGTEFVGFANYSEAFGDPDVWSSLGNTVFFTVISCVPLVLVALGMALLVHSGLAGQWVWRLAYFAPYLLPVTVVTLIWTWLYQPDIGLGNQLLTSLGMEPVGWLSDESVAMWSVAALTVWWTVGFNFLLYLAALQSLPTTYDEAAALDGAGAWRRLWSVTLPQLRHTTVLVAMLQVLASLKVFDQIYILTKGGPNGSTRPILEYVYDVGFTGYRLGYASAVSYIFFAIVIVVSVLQLRFFRQEG, translated from the coding sequence GTGACCACCACCGCGCCCGCCGGAGCGTCGGCGCCCCCGCAGCCGCCCTCCGCGACACCGGCCGCGCCCCGGCGCCGCCGCTCACTGACCCGGGGCGGCGGGCTGTTCGTCCTGCCGTTCCTGATCGTGTTCGCGCTCTTCCTGGTCTGGCCGATCGTCCAGGGCCTCTGGATGAGCCTCACCGACGCCTCGCTCAGCCTGCGCGGCACCGAGTTCGTCGGATTCGCCAACTACTCCGAGGCGTTCGGGGACCCGGACGTCTGGAGCAGCCTCGGCAACACCGTCTTCTTCACCGTCATCTCGTGCGTACCGCTCGTCCTGGTCGCGCTCGGCATGGCGCTCCTCGTGCACAGCGGGCTGGCCGGGCAATGGGTGTGGCGGCTGGCCTACTTCGCTCCGTACCTGCTGCCGGTCACCGTGGTCACGCTCATCTGGACGTGGCTCTACCAGCCCGACATCGGCCTCGGCAACCAGCTGCTGACCTCGCTGGGCATGGAGCCCGTGGGCTGGCTCTCCGACGAGTCGGTGGCGATGTGGTCGGTCGCCGCCCTCACCGTCTGGTGGACCGTCGGCTTCAACTTCCTGCTCTACCTCGCCGCCCTCCAGTCCCTGCCCACCACGTACGACGAGGCCGCCGCGCTCGACGGCGCCGGCGCCTGGCGGCGGCTGTGGTCGGTCACCCTGCCGCAGCTGCGCCACACCACGGTGCTGGTCGCGATGCTCCAAGTCCTCGCGTCCCTCAAGGTGTTCGACCAGATCTACATCCTCACCAAGGGCGGCCCCAACGGCTCGACCCGCCCGATCCTCGAGTACGTCTACGACGTCGGGTTCACCGGCTACCGGCTGGGCTACGCCTCCGCGGTCAGCTACATCTTCTTCGCGATCGTCATCGTCGTCTCCGTCCTGCAACTCCGCTTCTTCCGTCAGGAGGGCTGA
- a CDS encoding right-handed parallel beta-helix repeat-containing protein, with translation MNRPLNVVRATAASATAALLTALLAAPAGAAPATRTLYAAPDGRGSACTAARPCTLEGARDLARTEHRRAVRVLLKDGTYRLDAPLELGAADSGTTWAAAPGAHPVLSGGRDLTGWRKNADGTWTAPVPAGVTPRQLFVDGRRATRARGEACAASTCDATATGMTGATATGIDHWAHPTDAEAVIRIRWRNYHCRIAGVSGDTLTFARPCWTNSASGTDRTGPAWDTTAVDSTRYSGVAFFENAAELLDEPGEFVWNSSDRTVTYLPREGENMRHARAVTPHTEQLLTVDGAHDLTVSGIGFAYAAYRQPDTDEGYAGMQAGLTLTGATGPVDHAGRYYTKPAAALTVRGGRRVTVDTARFAHLGGAGAILEAGTKDSALTRSTFTDLSSGAVYVGDTEPLPEPALAGERNTVAYNTISRTGVEYTDAVGIWAGYEAGLTVDHNSLDHLPYSAVSVGWGWNQPEAQKSVLRDNKVTNNRITDVMEVARQQHDGGAIYTQGAQPGTVVSGNYINRSAYGNTERDGNGIYLDEQSSYITVEKNVITRIGYKWVSNWADYGIRNTARGNWTDTAAPALGGTGSVMTGNHTGLDRLPAAALAVAARAGAHGGPVEQLRADLARTGTATQSSTDGTATAALALDADTNTDTRTLAEDGAWWQVDLGATRHIRQVEVWNDASTTTSDFDIVTDDTTVHVSGKALRPTVVDLDSRTRTVRIVKTGTGRVALSQVLIH, from the coding sequence GTGAACCGCCCCCTGAACGTCGTACGAGCCACCGCCGCATCCGCCACCGCCGCCCTCCTGACCGCCCTGCTCGCCGCCCCGGCCGGAGCAGCGCCCGCCACCCGCACCCTGTACGCGGCCCCGGACGGCCGAGGCTCCGCCTGCACCGCCGCCCGCCCCTGCACCCTGGAGGGCGCCCGCGACCTGGCCCGCACCGAGCACCGCCGCGCCGTCCGGGTCCTCCTCAAGGACGGCACGTACCGGCTCGACGCGCCCCTGGAGCTCGGCGCCGCCGACTCCGGCACCACCTGGGCCGCCGCGCCCGGCGCGCACCCGGTGCTCTCCGGCGGCCGGGACCTCACCGGCTGGCGGAAGAACGCCGACGGCACCTGGACCGCCCCGGTTCCCGCCGGTGTCACCCCGCGCCAGCTCTTCGTGGACGGCCGCCGCGCCACCCGCGCCCGTGGCGAGGCATGCGCCGCGAGCACCTGCGACGCCACCGCCACCGGCATGACCGGCGCCACCGCGACCGGCATCGACCACTGGGCGCACCCCACGGATGCCGAGGCCGTCATCCGTATCCGCTGGCGCAACTACCACTGCCGGATCGCGGGCGTCAGCGGCGACACCCTCACCTTCGCCCGGCCCTGCTGGACCAACTCCGCGAGCGGCACCGACCGCACCGGCCCCGCCTGGGACACCACCGCCGTCGACTCCACCCGCTACAGCGGTGTCGCGTTCTTCGAGAACGCCGCCGAACTCCTGGACGAGCCGGGCGAGTTCGTGTGGAACTCCAGCGACCGCACCGTCACCTACCTCCCGCGCGAGGGCGAGAACATGCGCCACGCGCGGGCCGTCACCCCGCACACCGAACAGCTGCTCACCGTGGACGGCGCCCACGACCTCACGGTCAGCGGCATCGGCTTCGCGTACGCGGCCTACCGGCAGCCCGACACCGACGAGGGCTACGCGGGGATGCAGGCCGGTCTCACCCTGACCGGAGCCACCGGCCCCGTCGACCACGCGGGCCGCTACTACACCAAACCGGCCGCCGCGCTCACCGTGCGCGGCGGCCGGCGGGTCACCGTCGACACCGCGCGCTTCGCGCACCTCGGCGGCGCCGGGGCGATCCTGGAGGCCGGTACCAAGGACAGCGCGCTCACCCGCTCCACCTTCACCGACCTCTCCTCGGGCGCGGTCTACGTCGGCGACACCGAGCCCCTGCCGGAGCCCGCGCTCGCCGGGGAGCGCAACACCGTCGCGTACAACACGATCAGCCGCACCGGCGTCGAGTACACCGACGCGGTCGGCATCTGGGCCGGTTACGAGGCCGGGCTCACCGTCGACCACAACAGCCTGGACCACCTCCCGTACTCGGCGGTCTCCGTCGGCTGGGGCTGGAACCAGCCCGAGGCGCAGAAGTCCGTCCTCCGCGACAACAAGGTGACGAACAACCGCATCACCGACGTCATGGAGGTCGCCCGCCAGCAGCACGACGGCGGCGCGATCTACACCCAGGGCGCCCAGCCCGGCACCGTCGTCAGCGGCAACTACATCAACCGCTCCGCGTACGGCAACACCGAGCGCGACGGCAACGGCATCTACCTGGACGAGCAGTCCTCGTACATCACCGTCGAGAAGAACGTCATCACCCGCATCGGCTACAAGTGGGTCTCCAACTGGGCGGATTACGGCATCCGGAACACCGCGCGCGGCAACTGGACGGACACCGCCGCTCCCGCCCTCGGCGGCACCGGGTCCGTCATGACCGGCAACCACACCGGCCTGGACCGCCTCCCGGCCGCCGCCCTGGCCGTCGCCGCCCGCGCCGGCGCCCACGGCGGCCCGGTCGAGCAGCTGCGCGCGGACCTCGCCCGCACCGGCACGGCCACCCAGTCCTCGACGGACGGCACCGCCACCGCCGCGCTCGCCCTGGACGCCGACACCAACACGGACACCCGCACCCTCGCGGAGGACGGCGCCTGGTGGCAGGTGGACCTCGGAGCCACCCGGCACATCCGCCAGGTCGAGGTCTGGAACGACGCCTCCACGACGACGTCCGACTTCGACATCGTCACCGACGACACCACGGTGCACGTCAGCGGCAAGGCCCTGCGCCCGACCGTCGTGGACCTGGACAGCCGCACCCGCACGGTCCGCATCGTGAAGACCGGCACGGGCCGGGTCGCCCTCTCCCAGGTGCTGATCCACTGA
- a CDS encoding LacI family DNA-binding transcriptional regulator, producing the protein MARPRIKDVARHAGVSEKTVSNVLNDYVHVSDRTRRAVQEAIDHLGYRINLAGRHLRSGRTGIIALVVPELDVPYFAELAQYVVREAEKRSLTVLIHQSGADREREKAALAGFGSDFVDGVILSPLALAPDDLRAHTGPPPTVLLGELLNEGADHVAIDNERAAREATEHLLALGRRRILTVGGRDDGCVGTAQARTRGFRLALSGAGLPYDPASLLPVEAFHMSDGAEAVRRVLAAGVRPDALLCLNDQLALGALRALHGYGARVPEDVAVIGFDDVEGGRFSVPSLSTVAPDKEAVARVAVDLLLRRIEEAARPDAAGSPAAECPQDRVVAHRLVLRESTEGAAGRDGVW; encoded by the coding sequence GTGGCACGACCGAGGATCAAGGACGTCGCACGGCACGCGGGGGTGTCGGAGAAGACGGTGTCCAACGTGCTCAACGACTATGTGCACGTATCCGACCGGACGCGCCGTGCGGTGCAGGAGGCCATCGACCACCTCGGTTACCGCATCAATCTCGCCGGCCGCCATCTGCGCAGCGGACGGACCGGGATCATCGCCCTGGTGGTGCCCGAACTCGACGTCCCGTACTTCGCGGAGCTAGCCCAGTACGTCGTCCGGGAGGCCGAAAAACGCTCCCTGACCGTGCTGATCCACCAGTCGGGCGCCGACCGCGAGCGCGAGAAGGCGGCGCTCGCCGGTTTCGGCTCCGACTTCGTGGACGGGGTCATCCTCAGCCCGCTCGCCCTCGCGCCGGACGACCTGCGCGCCCACACCGGGCCGCCGCCGACCGTCCTGCTCGGCGAGCTGCTCAACGAGGGCGCGGACCATGTGGCGATCGACAACGAACGCGCGGCCCGCGAGGCCACCGAGCACCTGCTCGCCCTGGGCCGCCGCCGCATCCTCACGGTGGGCGGCCGGGACGACGGCTGCGTCGGTACGGCCCAGGCCCGCACCCGCGGCTTCCGCCTCGCGCTGTCCGGGGCGGGCCTTCCGTACGACCCGGCGTCGCTGCTGCCGGTGGAGGCGTTCCACATGAGCGACGGCGCCGAAGCGGTCCGCCGGGTGCTTGCGGCCGGCGTCCGGCCGGACGCCCTGCTCTGCCTGAACGACCAGCTCGCGCTGGGGGCGCTGCGCGCGCTGCACGGTTACGGGGCGCGGGTGCCCGAGGACGTGGCGGTGATCGGCTTCGACGATGTGGAGGGCGGCCGCTTCAGCGTGCCGTCCCTGAGCACGGTCGCCCCGGACAAGGAGGCGGTGGCCCGGGTCGCGGTGGACCTGCTGCTGCGCCGCATCGAGGAGGCCGCGCGCCCGGACGCCGCCGGCAGCCCGGCCGCGGAGTGCCCGCAGGACCGGGTGGTGGCGCACCGCCTCGTCCTGCGCGAGTCCACGGAGGGTGCGGCGGGGCGCGACGGGGTGTGGTGA
- a CDS encoding RICIN domain-containing protein, with the protein MPPRKDACALLAPTPQTRTPPLPATAGRLARWAARAVAPVLAAAIGLSFAPASAAPAASPPAPAVAAANGTPLGSGTGLYPRAIRLEHSGAANGRVLASVVSFNGNNGIGAIHESTDGGATFRQVGSVADPESSGGQGLCCSTLFELPSQVGSLAPGTLLWAASSGADEQNRRMALRVWRSNDVGRTWSYLSTCASANGTGGLWEPEFSVAADGALVCHYADETDPAHSQKLAAARSYDGVTWQDRRNTVAGSWQPDRPGMPMVRRLPNGTYFMSYEICNPGGQYQCVVHYRTSADGWNWGDPASLGYRPETVDGKYFRAAPTIAWAPAPGGGANGRLLLIGQQLLNRDGTPAADSGRTILANTENGTGPWYEIEAPVKVAAPTATYCPNYSSPLLPSADGRTVLEIATDWDGSVCRPYVATGPLTGTGDAAGVADGARYRLVNANSGQCLDVAADSRVAGGNVQQWTCNGLGPQAWTLRAHGDAFTLTGVNSGYCLDVENGSATPGANVRQWYCNAATAQDWRLQNAGRGYYRLVVKSSGQCLDVSQGSRTAGANVQQWTCNGQQPQLWRLERV; encoded by the coding sequence GTGCCCCCGAGGAAGGACGCCTGTGCTCTCCTTGCGCCGACCCCCCAGACCCGCACCCCACCCCTCCCCGCGACGGCCGGCCGCCTCGCCCGCTGGGCGGCGCGTGCCGTCGCCCCGGTCCTGGCCGCCGCCATCGGGCTGTCGTTCGCCCCGGCATCGGCCGCACCCGCCGCCTCACCCCCCGCGCCCGCCGTCGCCGCCGCCAACGGCACCCCGCTGGGCAGCGGGACCGGCCTCTACCCGAGGGCGATCCGGCTGGAGCACAGCGGCGCCGCCAACGGCCGGGTGCTCGCGAGCGTCGTCAGCTTCAACGGCAACAACGGCATCGGTGCCATCCACGAGAGCACCGACGGCGGAGCCACCTTCCGGCAGGTGGGCAGCGTGGCCGACCCGGAGTCCTCGGGCGGGCAGGGCCTGTGCTGCTCCACCCTGTTCGAACTGCCGAGCCAGGTCGGCTCGTTGGCGCCCGGCACCCTGCTGTGGGCCGCCTCGTCCGGTGCGGACGAGCAGAACCGGCGTATGGCGCTGCGCGTCTGGCGGAGCAACGACGTGGGCCGCACCTGGTCGTACCTCTCCACCTGCGCCTCCGCGAACGGCACGGGCGGGCTGTGGGAGCCGGAGTTCTCCGTCGCCGCCGACGGGGCGCTCGTCTGCCACTACGCCGACGAGACGGACCCCGCGCACAGCCAGAAGCTCGCGGCCGCCCGCAGCTACGACGGCGTCACCTGGCAGGACCGCCGCAACACGGTCGCCGGCTCCTGGCAGCCGGACCGGCCGGGGATGCCCATGGTGCGCCGGCTGCCGAACGGCACGTACTTCATGAGCTACGAGATCTGCAACCCGGGCGGCCAGTACCAGTGCGTCGTGCACTACCGGACCTCGGCGGACGGCTGGAACTGGGGCGACCCCGCCTCGCTCGGCTACCGCCCGGAGACCGTGGACGGCAAGTACTTCCGCGCCGCGCCGACCATCGCCTGGGCGCCCGCTCCGGGCGGCGGGGCCAACGGCCGGCTCCTCCTGATCGGCCAGCAGCTCCTGAACCGCGACGGCACGCCCGCCGCCGACAGCGGCCGCACGATCCTCGCCAACACGGAGAACGGCACCGGTCCGTGGTACGAGATCGAGGCCCCCGTGAAGGTCGCGGCGCCGACCGCCACGTACTGCCCGAACTACAGCTCACCGCTGCTGCCCTCGGCCGACGGGCGCACCGTGCTGGAGATCGCGACGGACTGGGACGGCAGTGTCTGCCGCCCGTACGTGGCCACCGGCCCGCTCACCGGCACCGGTGACGCGGCCGGGGTGGCGGACGGTGCGCGCTACCGGCTGGTCAACGCCAACAGCGGCCAGTGCCTGGACGTCGCCGCCGACTCACGGGTCGCGGGCGGCAACGTACAGCAGTGGACGTGCAACGGCCTCGGCCCGCAGGCGTGGACGCTGCGGGCGCACGGCGACGCGTTCACCCTGACCGGCGTCAACAGCGGCTACTGCCTGGACGTGGAGAACGGCTCCGCCACGCCCGGCGCCAACGTACGGCAGTGGTACTGCAACGCCGCGACCGCCCAGGACTGGCGGCTCCAGAACGCGGGGCGGGGCTACTACCGCCTGGTCGTGAAGTCCTCCGGACAGTGCCTGGACGTCTCGCAGGGCTCGCGTACGGCGGGGGCCAACGTCCAGCAGTGGACGTGCAACGGACAGCAGCCGCAGCTCTGGCGGCTCGAACGGGTCTGA